In Gammaproteobacteria bacterium, the genomic stretch ACACTGCCACAACCGAGATGGATGATGCATCAAATACCATCTTTGGTGTTGTGGTTATGGTTCTGATGATTGTAATTGCGCTGCTATTACTGTACGCACTCAAAGCCAAAAACATAGCCACGAACGAACAAGAAGAAGAACAAGAAGCGCTCGAAAACATAGCTGCAAGCGTACCTACAGACAACGATTCCGACACAGAGGACAGTGACAACACAGAAACCCCTCAGTTAACGCAACTCAACAAGATGTCATCGAATCTAAAAAGGGCTCAGGAAGGTTTTTTTGAAAATGGTGAAACAGACAAATTTTACGAATCTGTAGTGGATAATGTTATCAAGGCGACCGACGCAGAATTTGGAACCATGGTATTTGTCGATAAAAATGGAAAGATAAAACGAATGGTTAGCCAGGGAAGCAACCAGAAATCAGCTGATTTAACCGGCCAAATCCTGGCCAACAATAAAATTCTTGATTTGGACAATGAATTCGCATCCAGGCACACTGACATCATAGACGACCCAGCCTTCTCTAAACTGAGAAAGATGTTTCCTGAAATGCACGATGTGATGATACAGGCGGTAAAGAATGAAAACGGTTTGCGCAGCTTTATCATCTTGGGAAAAGGAAAAAAGAAGACAGGAGAATTTTCACAAAGTGATGCCGCGCTAACAACACATTACGCAAATGATGTTCTGCAATCGCTATACAATATGCACCTCATGAGTAAGCTCAAGGAAAACACTAAAGAATTGCAGAAAGAGAAGCAGACCAGAAAGAAACTGGACAATGATTTGGTAAAAGCCAAACAGAAAATATCTAGAATCGAAAGAGAAAACCTCGCCAGCCAACTTGCGACAGGCGTTGCAAACAACATATCAACGCCAGCGAAAATTCTAGACAAAAACATGAAGAACCTGCACGCCAAATTCAACAGTCTACTCAACACGCTAGAGACAGAGCAGGATGGAGCCAATGCGGTTGATGGAAAAAAGGTCAGAGAGATGGGGGCAGATATTCTTAAACTTGTACAAGAATCCAATACCAAGTCCTCTGCCATCAGTAGCTCTCTTGAGACTCTCAAAAACTATACACAAAACGTTGAGGCCCCATGGGAACAGGCTGATATTAACCTCATATTTGATGAGTCTCTTGAGGAATGCTCAGATGAAATTTCGAGCAAAATAAAAATTCGTAAGAAATACGGAAAACTATCACCAATTGAATGCCTACCAACCGACATGCGACAACTCGTCAACAATTTACTACTCAACGCCGCCCAATCCATTGAAAGAAACGGCATGATAGAGATCAGCAGTGGCGAAGAACAAAAGCAGATTTGGATAAAGATTATGGATACCGGCAAAGGAATACGAAAAGAAGATATCGATAAGATTTTCGATCCATTCTATTCTACGAAATTGGACAGCAAAGGTACCGGATTGGGGCTGTCACAAGCGTACGACATAGTACAAAGACATCGCGGCACTATGGACATAGAGAGCCAGGTTGGAATTGGCACCGCCGTTGTCATTAAACTACCCATACTACAACGAGAACAAGCGCTCGCCAGTTAATTAGAGTTGCGCGTCAGAATAACCTGTTTTTATTTTACGTCGGTATGTTTCAACAAGCTCGTCTGCCACTCCATGTGAGACCTCATAAATTTCGTTAAACTTGTCGATTTGTTTGAGAGCGACAGGGTCATTGCTTTTAGCTACATTGTCTAGAAACGCCTTGCCTAATTCCAGATCTTTTTCCACGCCTAGTCCAAACATATACATAATGCCAAGGTTTGCCTGTGCTGGCATTGAACCATTTTGAGCAGCCTGCTTGGACCAGTAATAGGCCAAGTCATAGTCAATATCTACGCCCGTTCCGTTAAGGTAGTAGGTGCCAATATCAGTTTGAAATTCCTGAATACCTAGAGATGCCAATTCCTCGCACCAATACGCGGTTTCCGTCGACTCACTTTTCGCCAGATATGCATTATGTAGCTCCCATTGTGCGCGAAATTCTCCCTCATACGCGGCATTTAACAACCAGGCTTCGCTCATTTTTTCATTTTTTTCCACTACCACACCATCACGATAGGAAAACCCTATTATCATGTAAGCGATAGCCATACCTTCCGACGCCGCACTTTGCGCCCAAAATAGTGCCGCATCTAAATCTTTTTCCACACCCAGTCCATCGTAGTACATACGCGCCAAATGCGCTTGTGCGATTGCGACATCTTGTTTTGCAGCTGATGTAAGTAGCTTAAGGGCACGCGCATAATCTTTTTCGACGCCAAGTCCCGTCAAGTACATAATACCCAGACCTGTTTTACCGGCGGAGTCGTCAGCAGAAGCGGCCTTTTCATACCAGTAGGCTGCTTTTAAAAAATCCTGTTTTACACCAAGACCTTCACGATAAAGCATAGCGAGAGAGGTTTGTGCTTCAATCTGCCCTTGCACAGCAGCCTTAGTGAACCAGTGAAAAGCCTGCTCAAGATTTTCCTCGGTGCCCAGACCGTGAAAATAGATATAAGCGAGATTTGTCTGCGCGACGCTATAACCCTGGTCGGCAGATTGGTTCAGCCAGTAATAGGCTTGCTTGTAACTTTGCTCAACACCGTCACCATTCATGTAGGCAGTACCTAATGCGCCTTGTGCCTGAGCACTACCTTCATCTGCTGCCCTACGCGTCCAATACAATCCTTTCGAAACATCGGCGAGTGGATTACTTTTTACAAGATACAGACCGCCAAGTTCACTTTGTGCGGTTACGTCGCCGTCAAGTGCCAAAGGCTCAAACCAATCAATAGCCCTACCATAGTCAATATCAACCTCCTCGCCCTTAAGAAAAATATAACCTAAGGTCAGTTTCGCCTCTGTATTTCCTTTCGCCGCCACTTGTTCAAACAGCGCTATCGCTTTTTGCGGGTCTTTTTCGACCCCTAAACCTTTTAGATAAAGACCGGCAAGACGCACCACACTATCAGTTAAGCCCTGACTCGCCGATTGTTCATACCAGTAGGCGGCTAGCGAATAATTCTGTTCGATCTCAATACCTCTTTCATAGTATAGGCCCAGATCGTACTGATACTCTTTGTCTCCCAGTTCAGCCAACGATTTAACAAAATCCACGGATCTTTTCGTCGATAGGTTTTTCTGAGTTATTGGCGGGTTAGAGATTTGTGCAGGAGGCAGAATGGTACATGCAACGAAGGAAAGCGGTATCAGCATTGTAGTTATCAATTTCATTTTTACATATACCTTGGTATGCCCTTGCCAAGCGGGCGGTTCAACGAATTTTAGATTATGTCTTCTCAGACAAATGTATGGGCGAGAAGCACGTTTGATAAATACAGGAATGAAGTGAACAAACTCTTAACACGCGGGATTTGGGGTGATTTCGGGCTGCATTGTAGACCTGATTACTCTCATCACGGTGATGAGGGGCTCTGTCAGGCCTCAATAAAAGCCTGACAAGGCAAAAATAATTAATCTACTCGCACTCTGGCCACACCTTGAGCGCTATCCCCACCAACTCCCTTAACTTCTACCACAAAGGCATCAAAAACCCCACCAGACAATCACGTATGGGGTGTATAGGAGACCAGATTACCACTCAGCAACAACTCACCAACGAGAGCTGACAGCCCAAATGGTAATAAAGATAGTCATTAGAAGTTAAAGGCGACGCCCCAGTAGACTTTGTTGTCCAGGACACTCCGTGAGGTCTTTCCATCCAGCAGCAAGCTGAATTGAAATTTGTCCAACTGTCCACGTATACCTATACCGTATTCTTTTCCGTCGGTATCCAGTTGCATAAGCAGATATTTCGAAAATTGAACATTAGCGCCAATGAACAACGGTTTTGGCGTTCCAGACAATTTTGATCCGACAGTTAATGAAATTGGGCGAATCTTATAAGAGGCAGCTAAATAAGAGTTACTGCGATAAATCCCAAGCGCTATAACTGGAAAACCTTTAAACAAACGGTCCTGTGTTTCACTATTAATTTTGAATAAAAAATTAAAATTGTTTTGCGCCGGCAGATCGGACATCACACCAATTTCCAACCAATTTCTCACGCCATATAGAAAATAGAAATTGTCCCATCGCAAATCACGAAAATCCTCCCAGATTCCGATAGCGCCTTGACCCTGTTTTAAACTGAACGCGGAAGGTGTTTTTACCTGGCCGACGGGCCCATACAGGGATGCACTATGTTGTGCGATATCTCCTGCATTCGCAAATGAAGTCTGGGCCAGGTAGAACAGCACCAGGCGTAACAATATTTTTTTAATTTGCGAATGCGTCATGATATCCGGCATATGTTGAGTCCACAGCGGCACAGCATAATAGACTTTTTAGAACTTTCAAACATAGAATTTTCTGTATCAATATTCGTATTCACGTGTCCGGAATTGGCGACAATTTGTGTCGCAAATTTGAAATTTTAAAATGCACATTTTCGAAATGCAGTAACAGACGGCAAGCCTGTTCGCTGTCTTTTGAAGTCATTTTGGAAGAATCGAAAGTCCAGTGCCTGACTACTTGTCAAAGATCGTTTTACGACTGCCGGGCGAAATCACGTGGTCGCAAGAATCTCGTTGCCTAAGATACAGTACTCAACACTTTCATGGTTCATAGATCAAAACTGGTGATTCAAGCCGACACTAAACGATATATTCCCTCTTTGGTCATAAATCGAAAACAGCCGCGCAAGCGAATCTCGGTTGAGATAGCTTAATTCTGGCGTGACATGGACAGTTGGATTAATTTTTAGGCGTGTATTAATGAAAGCACCGAAAAAATACTGATTTTCGCCGCCTAGCAGACTGCGCATAATAATTTTCGGCCCCACCGTTACGGTATGCACCAGTCGGAAACGTGAACTGAAAAGCAATGTGCCGTATAGGTCTACGATGTTGGGTCTGTCGGTAATTCCATTTAATCCGATTATCCCAATCGATGTTTCTGCCGCAGCCGAATATTTCGTATCCTGGAAGGTGGTATATTTTGCGCCCAACATCGGCCCCCAATGATAGCGGGCTTCAACATCTAGCTTATCGGATACGCCATAGATTACGTATGGCTCAAGCATGCTGAGCACCGGATAAACGCCTTTCTTGAGATACTGCTTGGTCGAAAAATTTATCCCTACGTTAATCTCGTCCTTCTTGCTGGACTCAGCCGACTTGGTCGTCGCCACACTGACGCAAGCTGTGCTCAAAATCAGACAGCACGACACCAGCGCAAGGAAAACGCTAAATCGAAGCAATACTTTATCCTTTCTATTTGTGTAATTCGTTTAAGCAGCCTAAGGCAAATCACAATCAAAGGGGTACCATACACTCTGAAATTGCGAAGGCCTTAAGCTGATATACACACAACGTGCCGGGAGATGGGCACCAAAAAGGCGTACTAGGAAAATCATAAGCCATAGAGTCACGCAGTCGAATTAAATTTGACCTACCAGGCCTATACCTGTGACAGACTCAACACCAATAACTATTTTCAAACCCATCGACGACTGTCATTATTTCACGACACAATAGCGAATATATTCCCATGAAGACCTACGTATAGCGTTGGCCCTATTTGTGCTAGACTGGCCTACAAAATACATATGCCTAGACTACTCATCTACAAATATATAAAGGGCCGCACAACATGACTGAGTCTGAAAGCTTGCAAGTTTTTCTCAGATTTCTCGATCAACGATATTCGGAGTTCAAACTTCAACTTGAGATTGTGCTGGAAACCATGACCTCAAATGATCAGGAGTCCAAACTGTCCAACGCCAGACAACTATTAAGTTCTGGTTCTGCACTCGCCCTAACCCTTGCAGCTTCCGATAGGCCATCTTGGCTAAGAGAAATTATTGATAATACCGAATGGTATGTGGGCAATTATGGTAACAATAGTGCAAACCATGCGTATCTGATGAAGATACTTGGCAACTTTGACACTGCACTGAATCATGAGTGGCTGTTCACTCAAACTGAGACTGCTCAGAGTTACAACCATGATAACCTGTATCAAAACCTTAATGGTGAAAGCAGAATCGTGGAGTTATTTGATCAAATGGCGGAAACGCTTAATCAAATGATAGATAGCTGTGAGATTGATAGCGTGTCTGCAATTAACAGCCTGGATCAACTTATATTGCTCATTAAACAAAATAGACAAAGTTCTTTTTTTTCCGTCACGGCAACACAGGATTTCATTACACGTTTTATAAAGAACGCAACCTGGATGCATATTCGCAAGATCCCTGGCGTCAAGACTCTAAAAGATAACTTTGAGAAAACAATAAAGGATATGGATACAGAGATAGACAGGGTTCAAAAGGAAATTTCAAATGCTATTCAACAGCGTTATGACAATTCTGTAAAGCCCATCATGAATCGCAACCCGGTAAAAAAAGTTCAGGCGGAACCTGAGACAATAGAACAATAGAACAATAGAACAATAGAACAATAGAACAATAGAACAATAGAACAATAGAACAATAGAACAATAGAACAATGGAACAATGGAACAATGGAACAATAGAACAATAGACTGAGACCGGGATTTCTCCAGGTTTCAACGCCTAAATCCGAAGCAGTATTTCATTCATCGCCAGTCTGGACTTAGGCAGTTTATAATTAAAGTCCTCTTCAGGATGATGATAGCCAATAGCAAGCGCAACTTCGCAACGATACCCGGCAAGTTCTTTTTCGAATTCCAAATTGACTTTAACCGTATCGATTCCTTCCAAAGAAGTTGAATCAATCTTCAGACGAGCCAGTGTATGCAAGGTATTTCCCAGCGCAATATAGGTCTGCGCCTTTGTCCAGGCGCCGTTAAACCCGGTAGCATCGGTATTCCAGTCGGCAAATCGATATGAATTAAATGCCGACTCACGCGCCTCGGGCTTTATTCGGCCGTCTTCAATATATTTGTCTACAACTTTGGAAAAGTTTTCGCGCGTATAGTACGGATTGTGCGCGAAGAGAATAATCTGCGAACTATCGAAAACATGAGCCCGATTATATTGATGTTTTTCGGAAAAGGTTTCATACATACGCTTTTTGGCATCATCACTCTCGATAACGATAAATTTCCATGGTTGAGAATTTATCGAAGATGCAGAGAGACGCATCGCCTCGAATAGGATATTGAGGTTTTCTTCAGATACCTTGCGCGCAGGATCATATTTTTTGCTTGTATAGCGCCACATTAAATCATCGATTACTGAATGTTTCATACTCACCCCATTCTGTCGCAAGAAAAAGACGTATTCATATAATAATGTAAGACGTCATTCAATCGAACTTTTTATCGACAAGAATTCTCAAAACAAAAAGCCCCGAAGCAATTCGGGGCTTTTCTGTCAAGTTAAAACCAGACTATGCGGCTTTAGGAACACCGTGGCCATTGCTTCGTGTGGGTGAATTCATATAGAAATCCACCACTTTCTTACCCTGAACCTGGTTCTGCTGTCTCAGCAGAACGTCATATCCCAGGATTGCCTGAATCACCAGCACAATTGCGACGGTATGTGCATAGAATGCCCAAATTGTAGCTGCAGGAGGATGCGCAATCGCAAAAATTGACAATCCAAGTCCTAAAAGTAAACCCAGTGTGTTCGTTACCAGGCTTGGTTCGGGCAAATACCGAGACCCAACAGCTTTAGGCGTTAGCCTTTTTCCCAGTATCGCTAGTGATACTAGTAAGATCCCAAAAATATTGGCCGCGGCCATCCATTTCATCAAAATCGGTGGATCTACCATAGCGGTCATGATGACACCAAAGCCCAGTGCTAAGTAGACACCGCGCTGTATCAGCGTAGTATCCACCTGCAAACTGGTATTCGGTTGTAAGGTAATGATTTTTTCCATCGTAATTCTCCAAACTCTAGGATTAAGGGGGCTAGCAAAATGCTTCGCCATGCGCTCACTATCTTCTAATCCGGAAAATTTCGACAACGAGAATTCTGTAGTTGCTTGATTGAAGAAAATCAATACTACGCGACTGCTGTCTGTTCGCGGTTTTCAAACGGCAAGCTTGGTGAAAGACAACTATAAGCGATTCTTCTGCCATCACTCTTGGCAAAGTCAACGAAGGCACGCGCAGCGGGAGACAGTCTTTTACCTGCCGCATAGGCCAGATACCACTCTTTCATTATCGGAAAGCCTTCAACATCCAATTCAGTCAGCAGTCCAAGCTTTAACTCCAAGGGCACCGCAAAACGAGACAACACACTCAGGCCCAGCCCACCAATTACCGCTTGCTTAATTGCTTCATTGCCACCGAGCGTCATACGCGTGTTTAGACGGATATTTTTTTCTTCACAGAAACGTTGTATCTCTTTCAGTGTCGTGGAACCTGGCTCACGGACAATAAATGGCTCTTTCATCAGTCTTGCCAAAGAAATATTTTTTTCTTTTGCTAGCGGATGATCGCGCGGTGCGATTACTACCAATGGATTTTCGACAAGAGAGATTACCTTAACGTCTAAATCTGTAGGTATGCGCCCAAACACATAGAGATCATCGGCGTTGTTTTCCAGTCGCTCTGTAACAATCGGACGTCTTGCAACGGTTAAATTAATGTCGATATTCGGGTAGGCTTTGTAGAATTCTCCAAAAATTCGCGGCAGAAAATATTGCGAGGTGATATTTCCGGCAATACATAACATACCTTGCGGCTCATTCTTGTACTCGGCAACTTCCCGTTCAATTTCACCGAGATCTGTCAGCAGTTTGCGACAATGCTCGTAAAAGAGTTTACCCGGCGCCGTGAGATACAATTTTTTGCCTACTTGCTCAAAAAGAGGAATACCGAGACTTTCGGAAAGATGTTTTATCTGTAGCGAGATCGTAGATTGAGTAACAAATAATTCCTCTGCCGCACGTGTAAAACTCAAATGCCGCGCGACAGAATCAAATGCCTGTAATTGGCGAACACTAACTCTCAACATTCCATTAACCTCCAATGCCAAGTTTCCTTAGATGGAGGGCAAGGCGTAATAATTTCAAGTATTAAAAGAAATATTTTTTGCCGGACGACCTTTATTTAACAGTACGATCTCGGAAACAGAATTGTTGTCACCTGGAACACGTTCTACAAAACAGCTGGCTTTACGGCGGATCACCAATACATTGTCTGGCGGTAGCGTTGCATTGTAAGCATCTTGGAATTTCTTAACGGCTTGGCAGTAGAACGCGTTACAGGTGGCAGATCTGAGCTCGAAAGGGAGCACACAACCCATTTCTCCCTGGTTGATACAGGCGTTAGAAATAGACTCGCCTGGCAGAAAGGACAGGTAGAGGTTACAGACATCATTTACATCAAATTCTGGATTTTTATCAATCAGCGTTTTTATACTATTTGCCGATAAGAAGGCATGTTCCGCACCATGCGTGCAGCAACCACCCTTGCAAATCGAGCAACATTGGTCACACCACTTTTTCAAACCAGCTTTTTTTGCAAACAGGTCGTAAACAGCTGATTGTCTTTGGATGGCATCTTGATATTGTCCATTCGGGACTTCAACGGCGCCCGTCAACGCAAATGCCTCATTGGTAATTTTTAGCAAGTGCTCGACATATTTTTCACGTCGATTTTCCGCAAGTTTCTCTCGCCCTGTGTTTCCAGAAGGCAAGGACACTACCGTTAAATTTTCGTTCTTCAACAGATAATTACCGGACAGCACATGATCGCGAATCTGCGTATTTTCTCGTTTCTCTCTTTTTTTACACTTCGCCCGGTAAGTTTTTAGCTCCGCTTCCTTTATACGCCTATCCAGAATGAGTTTTCGTTTGAACGCTAGATGAGCGTCAAACAAGTGTGGCTCCATGAGCGACTTCTGATCAAATACTTGTTTGCATTCAAAAGCGGAACAAAGTACCGGTTGCTTATCATCTACAAACAAGGATTCGGTGGGGCTTAGCTGAGTGTCGCATACTGCGCATCGATAGGGCTGACCGATGCGCAACATTGTCTCCATGATTGTCATTTCAACATCCGTATCCGCTTGGTATGTGCGTTAAACTAAATAATTGCCTAATGTAATGAAATTCACATACGGCACTGACTTCAATAGGTCAATCGGCTGGTCTATTTCTGAGATGTTCAAAATAACAGTAAAGCGCACTTGGAACTATGCGCTGGTTAACAGTTTATCCTCATCATGTATATTCGAGACACAAAAAGGTGCTAGTCAAGACAGCGACGACGTTCGACAAAGCGGAACGAAGTCTGGTGCCGAGGAAAACGTTTGTTGCTTAGTGAAGATACTTCGTCACCAAGAAAATAATTGCTGTTGTAAACAAGGCGATAGCCAAGGTTCTCACGCCCGACCACAACCAGAATGTGTTGCTTAATCTTCCGACAAATATTCCGAGAAAAAACAGTGAGATAAAACCTACCAACATAGATGCTAACAGGGCGTTTTGAACTGATAGTGTAGCTCCCTCCAAAAAGAGCGGCGAAAGTATCAGCATCGAAAGCAGAAAGGGGGAAGCTCCATTGACCAAGGCCACAAATAGCGGTACCCGACGCATTTGTTGCTCATGCTGTGATTCCCCCATGTCACGAATCATGGCATGTTCGAGGTCGGCTAATTCCTTTTTCCGCTCGGCGGTTTCGCTAATATA encodes the following:
- a CDS encoding VIT1/CCC1 transporter family protein, producing MITSIRRIFTPGLAIARRYMVVNGFDGGLTMLGIMVGFYFGGTDTVAPVISACLGAAVALGISGFSSAYISETAERKKELADLEHAMIRDMGESQHEQQMRRVPLFVALVNGASPFLLSMLILSPLFLEGATLSVQNALLASMLVGFISLFFLGIFVGRLSNTFWLWSGVRTLAIALFTTAIIFLVTKYLH
- a CDS encoding ATP-binding protein — its product is MSESNLLTQSYYYLLVFLSIVIAFVTAFTCFLMVHNFNPRNKIWHIIGGTVLALGIWATHYLVVAALILPNPINFELNTVYSSVVAVVFGSVASFLYALSTGAEISRTGYAGISLGTGVALSHYLLLEAMTIEVPVEYDPIWLAISFFTSAFAATFILSKSRSVVFDQFSLSGDQLLKASLAVTAGIVIVHFSGMGAVEIAAPIKSGTSENLAHTATTEMDDASNTIFGVVVMVLMIVIALLLLYALKAKNIATNEQEEEQEALENIAASVPTDNDSDTEDSDNTETPQLTQLNKMSSNLKRAQEGFFENGETDKFYESVVDNVIKATDAEFGTMVFVDKNGKIKRMVSQGSNQKSADLTGQILANNKILDLDNEFASRHTDIIDDPAFSKLRKMFPEMHDVMIQAVKNENGLRSFIILGKGKKKTGEFSQSDAALTTHYANDVLQSLYNMHLMSKLKENTKELQKEKQTRKKLDNDLVKAKQKISRIERENLASQLATGVANNISTPAKILDKNMKNLHAKFNSLLNTLETEQDGANAVDGKKVREMGADILKLVQESNTKSSAISSSLETLKNYTQNVEAPWEQADINLIFDESLEECSDEISSKIKIRKKYGKLSPIECLPTDMRQLVNNLLLNAAQSIERNGMIEISSGEEQKQIWIKIMDTGKGIRKEDIDKIFDPFYSTKLDSKGTGLGLSQAYDIVQRHRGTMDIESQVGIGTAVVIKLPILQREQALAS
- a CDS encoding nitroreductase family protein, which gives rise to MKHSVIDDLMWRYTSKKYDPARKVSEENLNILFEAMRLSASSINSQPWKFIVIESDDAKKRMYETFSEKHQYNRAHVFDSSQIILFAHNPYYTRENFSKVVDKYIEDGRIKPEARESAFNSYRFADWNTDATGFNGAWTKAQTYIALGNTLHTLARLKIDSTSLEGIDTVKVNLEFEKELAGYRCEVALAIGYHHPEEDFNYKLPKSRLAMNEILLRI
- a CDS encoding SEL1-like repeat protein, whose translation is MDFVKSLAELGDKEYQYDLGLYYERGIEIEQNYSLAAYWYEQSASQGLTDSVVRLAGLYLKGLGVEKDPQKAIALFEQVAAKGNTEAKLTLGYIFLKGEEVDIDYGRAIDWFEPLALDGDVTAQSELGGLYLVKSNPLADVSKGLYWTRRAADEGSAQAQGALGTAYMNGDGVEQSYKQAYYWLNQSADQGYSVAQTNLAYIYFHGLGTEENLEQAFHWFTKAAVQGQIEAQTSLAMLYREGLGVKQDFLKAAYWYEKAASADDSAGKTGLGIMYLTGLGVEKDYARALKLLTSAAKQDVAIAQAHLARMYYDGLGVEKDLDAALFWAQSAASEGMAIAYMIIGFSYRDGVVVEKNEKMSEAWLLNAAYEGEFRAQWELHNAYLAKSESTETAYWCEELASLGIQEFQTDIGTYYLNGTGVDIDYDLAYYWSKQAAQNGSMPAQANLGIMYMFGLGVEKDLELGKAFLDNVAKSNDPVALKQIDKFNEIYEVSHGVADELVETYRRKIKTGYSDAQL
- a CDS encoding LysR substrate-binding domain-containing protein, whose product is MLRVSVRQLQAFDSVARHLSFTRAAEELFVTQSTISLQIKHLSESLGIPLFEQVGKKLYLTAPGKLFYEHCRKLLTDLGEIEREVAEYKNEPQGMLCIAGNITSQYFLPRIFGEFYKAYPNIDINLTVARRPIVTERLENNADDLYVFGRIPTDLDVKVISLVENPLVVIAPRDHPLAKEKNISLARLMKEPFIVREPGSTTLKEIQRFCEEKNIRLNTRMTLGGNEAIKQAVIGGLGLSVLSRFAVPLELKLGLLTELDVEGFPIMKEWYLAYAAGKRLSPAARAFVDFAKSDGRRIAYSCLSPSLPFENREQTAVA